In Trifolium pratense cultivar HEN17-A07 linkage group LG7, ARS_RC_1.1, whole genome shotgun sequence, a genomic segment contains:
- the LOC123898165 gene encoding transcription factor TCP24: MENEIEPCKFPRLGNVINNSMNKNNIGSGRRKNVVGGSDFESSWQQQHQQQNSSRIVRVSRASGGKDRHSKVMTSKGLRDRRVRLSVTTAIQFYDIQDRLGYDQPSKAVDWLIKAASDSISELPSLDTTFTQTDPKQPSYENQSENQNQKQKHNIDNNNFCLSKSGCSSTSETSKENECSIIVQEQKHHQNMSQTASFTELLTGGIGGSSTVTSNNGAVHDQIHGHGGFLGQIQLGHSSHSHSHQVSPFSGENENNSDITQLQHFPFMSSSSDQHNENHDDYNLNFTISSSGLVGYNRGTLQSNSLLPHFQRFSPVMDHGSSTSSSSNNLPFFMGGSAAPPVATPTMDQQHLQFSPLFDARLQLFYGDGSRHSDQKEKCNKD, from the coding sequence ATGGAGAATGAGATTGAACCATGTAAGTTTCCAAGACTTGGAAATGTCATAAACAATTCAATGAACAAGAACAACATAGGTTCTGGTAGAAGAAAAAATGTTGTTGGAGGAAGTGATTTCGAAAGTAGTTGGCAGCAGCAACATCAACAACAGAACTCTTCTAGAATTGTTAGAGTTTCTAGAGCTTCTGGTGGAAAAGATAGACATAGTAAAGTAATGACTTCAAAAGGTTTAAGAGATAGAAGAGTTAGGTTATCGGTTACAACGGCGATTCAATTCTATGATATTCAAGATAGACTTGGTTATGATCAACCAAGTAAAGCTGTTGATTGGTTAATCAAAGCTGCTTCTGATTCTATCTCAGAACTTCCTTCTCTCGATACCACATTCACGCAAACCGATCCAAAACAACCAAGTTATGAGAATCAAAGTGAGAACCAGAACCAGAAACAGAAACATAACATCGACAATAACAACTTTTGTTTGTCTAAGTCGGGTTGTAGTAGTACTTCTGAGACAAGTAAAGAGAATGAGTGTAGCATCATtgtacaagaacaaaaacaTCATCAGAATATGTCTCAAACAGCTTCTTTCACCGAGTTACTCACTGGTGGAATTGGTGGCAGTAGTACTGTAACAAGCAATAATGGAGCGGTTCATGATCAGATTCATGGTCATGGTGGTTTCTTAGGACAAATCCAACTAGGACATTCTTCACATTCACATTCTCATCAAGTTTCACCGTTTAGTGGTGAAAATGAAAACAACTCAGATATTACTCAACTGCAGCATTTTCCATTTATGTCTTCATCTTCTGATCAACACAATGAGAATCATGATGATTATAATCTCAACTTCACGATATCTTCTTCGGGCCTTGTTGGTTACAATAGGGGGACCCTTCAGTCCAATTCACTTTTACCTCATTTTCAGAGGTTTTCACCTGTTATGGATCATggatcatcaacatcatcatcatccaataATCTACCTTTCTTCATGGGAGGTTCTGCTGCTCCTCCTGTTGCTACTCCAACCATGGATCAACAACATCTTCAATTCTCACCTCTCTTCGATGCTCGTTTGCAACTTTTCTATGGCGATGGAAGCCGGCATTCGGATCAAAAGGAAAAATGCAATAAGGACTGA
- the LOC123898305 gene encoding aquaporin NIP1-2-like: protein MGDNNSASNGNIDVVLNVNDDATKKCEDSSIQDYVPLLQKLVAEVVGTFFLIFAGCGSVVTNLNNDKVVTLPGIAIVWGLAVMVLAYSLGHISGAHFNPAVTIAHASAKRFPLKQIPAYLIAQLLGSTLASAALKLIFSGKENQFVGTVPAGSNLQAFVVEFIITFFLMFVISGVATDNRAIGELAGLAVGSTVILNVLFAGPITGASMNPARSLGPAIVHLEFRGIWIYLVSPILGALAGTWAYTFIRYTNKPVREITKSASFLKRSGSK from the exons ATGGGTGATAATAATTCAGCTAGCAATGGAAACATTGATGTTGTTTTGAATGTAAACGATGATGCCACTAAAAAGTGTGAAGACTCAAGCATTCAAGATTATGTTCCTCTTTTGCAGAAG TTGGTAGCAGAGGTGGTGGGAACATTCTTCTTGATATTTGCTGGTTGTGGTTCTGTGGTGACAAATCTTAACAATGATAAAGTAGTGACACTTCCTGGAATTGCAATTGTTTGGGGACTTGCTGTTATGGTATTAGCCTATTCTCTTGGTCATATATCTGGTGCTCATTTTAATCCTGCTGTTACTATTGCTCATGCTTCTGCCAAAAGATTTCCATTAAAGCAG ATACCAGCTTATTTAATTGCTCAACTCCTTGGATCAACACTTGCAAGTGCAGCTCTCAAACTTATATTCAGTGGTAAAGAAAATCAGTTTGTAGGAACTGTTCCAGCTGGTTCTAATCTCCAAGCCTTTGTGGTTGAATTTATAATCACTTTCTTCCTTATGTTCGTAATTTCTGGAGTTGCCACTGATAACAGAGCg ATTGGTGAATTGGCTGGACTTGCAGTTGGATCTACAGTTATCTTAAATGTGTTATTTGCTGG GCCAATCACAGGAGCATCAATGAATCCAGCAAGAAGCTTAGGACCAGCTATTGTGCACCTTGAATTTAGAGGCATATGGATATATTTAGTGTCCCCTATTTTAGGAGCATTGGCTGGTACATGGGCATATACTTTCATTAGATACACAAACAAGCCAGTACGTGAAATCACCAAGAGTGCTTCATTCCTCAAACGTTCAGGAAGCAAGTGA